In one Saccharibacillus brassicae genomic region, the following are encoded:
- the serS gene encoding serine--tRNA ligase, whose translation MLDVKILRNDYDRVKQALANRGKSEDLIANFPRLDSERREKLQEAETLKNRRNTVSGEVARLKKNRENADDLIVEMREVSDRIKQLDEEVRGLETEIDAITMAIPNIPNEDVPIGASEDDNVEIRRVGEPRTFDFAPKAHWDTAQNLGILDFEAAAKVTGSRFTFYKGLGARLERALINFMMDLHSEEHGYEEMLPPYIVNQDSLYGTGQLPKFEEDLFKLKDTEYYLIPTAEVPVTNYHRDEIIEAGDLPKKYIAYSACFRSEAGSAGRDTRGLIRQHQFNKVEMIKIVHPDHSYDELEQMTANAERVLQLLGLPYRVIALCTADMGFTAAKTYDLEVWLPESGMYREISSCSNVEDFQARRASIRFRREPKGKPEFVHTLNGSGLAVGRTVAAILENYQQEDGSVVIPEVLQPYMRGVKVIAPNA comes from the coding sequence GTGTTGGATGTGAAAATATTAAGAAACGATTATGATCGGGTCAAGCAGGCGCTCGCGAACCGCGGCAAATCCGAAGACCTGATCGCGAATTTCCCGCGCCTCGACAGCGAACGCCGCGAGAAGCTGCAGGAAGCCGAGACGCTGAAGAACCGCCGGAATACCGTTTCGGGCGAAGTGGCCAGACTCAAAAAGAACCGTGAGAACGCCGACGATCTGATCGTCGAGATGCGCGAAGTTTCGGACCGGATCAAGCAGCTGGACGAAGAAGTCCGCGGTCTGGAGACGGAAATCGACGCCATCACGATGGCGATTCCGAATATTCCGAACGAAGACGTGCCGATCGGCGCTTCCGAAGACGACAACGTCGAGATTCGCCGCGTCGGCGAGCCGAGAACGTTCGACTTCGCGCCGAAAGCCCATTGGGACACGGCGCAGAATCTCGGCATTCTCGATTTTGAAGCGGCCGCCAAAGTGACGGGTTCGCGCTTCACGTTCTACAAAGGGCTCGGTGCCCGTCTGGAACGCGCGCTGATCAACTTCATGATGGATCTGCACAGCGAGGAGCACGGGTACGAAGAGATGCTGCCTCCTTATATCGTTAATCAGGACAGCCTCTACGGAACCGGCCAGCTGCCGAAGTTCGAAGAGGATCTGTTCAAGCTGAAGGATACGGAGTATTACCTGATCCCGACCGCCGAAGTGCCGGTGACGAACTATCACCGCGACGAGATTATCGAAGCGGGCGACCTGCCCAAAAAGTATATCGCCTACAGCGCCTGCTTCCGTTCCGAAGCCGGTTCCGCCGGACGCGATACGCGCGGCCTGATCCGTCAGCATCAGTTCAACAAAGTCGAAATGATCAAGATCGTGCATCCGGATCATTCGTACGACGAGCTGGAACAGATGACGGCGAACGCGGAGCGCGTGCTTCAGCTGCTCGGCCTGCCTTACCGCGTCATCGCCTTGTGCACGGCGGATATGGGCTTCACCGCCGCCAAGACGTACGATCTCGAAGTGTGGCTGCCGGAAAGCGGCATGTACCGCGAGATCTCGTCGTGCTCGAACGTCGAAGACTTCCAGGCGCGCCGCGCCAGCATCCGTTTCCGCCGCGAACCGAAAGGCAAGCCGGAATTTGTGCATACGCTGAACGGTTCGGGCCTCGCCGTAGGCCGCACGGTCGCCGCCATTCTGGAAAATTACCAACAGGAAGACGGCAGCGTCGTCATTCCCGAAGTGCTTCAACCGTATATGCGCGGCGTGAAAGTGATCGCTCCCAACGCGTAA
- a CDS encoding YitT family protein produces MNEKLTKPPARKPSAPRAHHKRPFSQILLRTFFIIFGAVMVAVALELFLVPNNITDGGITGISVMASYLSGWKLGIFLFILNLPFLIVGYKQIGKTFALSTLLGITVLSIGTVLLHPVDAFVTDTLLAFVFGGIFLGVGTGIVIRNGGSLDGTEIIAILVSRKTPFSVGEIVMFVNLFILSGAGFVFGWDRALFSILAYYIAYKMIDVTIEGMNESKSVWIISDQIDDIGNAILDRLGRGVTYLAGEGGFTGDPKKVIFCVITRLEEAKLKEIVNQFDDNAFLAIGNIHDVKGGRFKKKDIH; encoded by the coding sequence ATGAATGAAAAGTTAACCAAGCCGCCTGCCCGCAAGCCTTCTGCGCCGCGTGCCCATCACAAAAGACCGTTTTCGCAAATTTTGCTCCGAACCTTTTTTATCATATTCGGAGCAGTCATGGTGGCCGTGGCACTGGAGTTGTTTCTCGTACCCAACAATATTACCGACGGCGGGATCACCGGCATCTCCGTCATGGCTTCGTACCTCAGCGGTTGGAAGCTCGGGATCTTCCTGTTCATTCTGAACCTGCCGTTCCTGATCGTCGGTTACAAACAGATTGGCAAAACGTTCGCTTTGTCGACGCTGCTCGGCATTACCGTTCTGTCGATCGGCACCGTCCTGCTGCACCCGGTAGATGCTTTCGTGACGGATACGCTGCTGGCGTTCGTGTTCGGCGGCATTTTCCTCGGCGTCGGCACGGGGATCGTGATCCGCAACGGCGGCTCGCTCGACGGAACGGAGATCATCGCCATTCTCGTGTCGCGCAAAACGCCTTTTTCGGTCGGGGAGATCGTCATGTTCGTCAATTTGTTCATTTTGTCGGGCGCCGGCTTCGTCTTCGGTTGGGATCGCGCGCTGTTCTCGATTCTCGCGTATTATATCGCCTACAAGATGATCGACGTGACGATCGAAGGCATGAACGAATCCAAATCGGTCTGGATCATCAGCGATCAGATCGACGATATCGGCAACGCGATTCTGGATCGGCTGGGGCGCGGCGTCACGTATTTGGCGGGCGAAGGCGGCTTTACGGGCGATCCCAAAAAAGTCATTTTCTGCGTCATTACGCGGCTGGAAGAAGCCAAGCTCAAAGAAATCGTGAATCAATTCGACGACAACGCTTTTCTGGCGATCGGCAATATTCACGACGTCAAAGGCGGGCGCTTCAAGAAAAAAGATATCCACTAA
- a CDS encoding flagellar motor protein MotB produces MAKKARPEHHEEHADESWLLPYSDLMTLLLALFIVLYAMSSANVSKFEAMAEAFDSVFNGGKGIMEHTSTTEDSKTQDGSKTVEQMAAEKAAVTKKDTADDTLAKLKKKEQEDLTKLKKQLDSYINSNGLSNQLDTKLNQSQLQITISDKALFASGEATVKPNSRTLAAAIANILKNFPGYNIQVIGHTDNVPISNNAFKSNWDLSSGRANNFMQVLLKNPNLDPVRFTSTAAGEYHPVASNATASGRAQNRRVEVSIIRNYQDSENKISTSNATSP; encoded by the coding sequence GTGGCCAAGAAAGCTAGACCGGAACACCATGAAGAACATGCCGACGAGAGTTGGCTTCTTCCCTATTCGGACCTTATGACCCTGCTGCTCGCCCTCTTTATCGTGCTGTACGCCATGAGTTCGGCCAACGTCAGCAAGTTCGAAGCGATGGCCGAAGCGTTCGATTCCGTGTTCAACGGCGGCAAAGGCATCATGGAGCACACCTCCACCACCGAAGACAGCAAAACGCAGGACGGATCGAAAACGGTCGAGCAGATGGCGGCGGAGAAAGCGGCCGTTACCAAGAAAGACACGGCCGACGACACGCTGGCCAAGCTCAAGAAAAAAGAACAAGAAGATTTGACCAAGCTCAAAAAGCAGCTCGACAGCTACATCAACAGCAACGGGCTCAGCAACCAGCTCGACACGAAGCTCAATCAATCGCAGCTGCAGATCACGATCAGCGACAAAGCGCTGTTCGCTTCCGGCGAAGCGACCGTGAAGCCGAACTCCCGCACGCTCGCTGCGGCGATCGCGAACATTCTGAAGAACTTCCCGGGCTACAACATTCAGGTCATCGGCCACACCGACAACGTTCCGATCTCGAATAACGCGTTCAAATCGAATTGGGATCTCAGTTCGGGCCGGGCCAACAACTTCATGCAGGTTCTGCTCAAAAATCCGAACCTCGATCCGGTACGCTTCACCTCGACCGCGGCAGGCGAATATCACCCGGTCGCTTCGAACGCGACAGCTTCGGGACGCGCCCAGAACCGGCGGGTCGAAGTGTCGATTATCCGGAATTATCAGGACTCGGAGAACAAAATCAGCACAAGCAATGCCACTTCACCTTAA
- the motA gene encoding flagellar motor stator protein MotA: MELSSLIGLVLALVSIFVGMILKGAPLGSLMVPAAYLIIIGGTVSTIFVGFPMSDLKNFPKLVKIFLFKPKMIDKSELVGMFMEWASITRREGLLALESKVDEIDDDFLRNGMRMIIDGNDQEFVSDVLMEDIHAMEERHRVGAQIFSQAGMYAPTLGVLGAVVGLIAALGELEDMNKLAHAIAAAFIATLLGIFVGYVISHPICNKLKRISKKEVEVRMMMVEGLLSIQSGVSTIAINQKLAVFLTPTERKKLEEKGGASGGQES, translated from the coding sequence ATGGAATTATCGTCTCTTATCGGTCTGGTCCTAGCTCTAGTCTCCATTTTCGTCGGCATGATCCTCAAAGGCGCCCCGCTCGGTTCCCTCATGGTACCGGCGGCCTATCTTATCATTATCGGGGGCACCGTTTCAACCATATTCGTCGGCTTCCCAATGAGCGATCTCAAGAACTTCCCGAAGCTCGTCAAAATTTTCCTGTTCAAACCGAAAATGATCGACAAAAGCGAATTGGTCGGCATGTTCATGGAATGGGCCTCGATCACCCGCCGCGAAGGCCTGCTGGCCCTCGAATCCAAAGTGGATGAAATCGACGACGATTTCCTGCGCAACGGCATGCGGATGATTATCGACGGCAACGATCAGGAATTTGTCAGCGACGTGCTGATGGAAGACATTCACGCGATGGAAGAACGTCACCGCGTCGGCGCGCAAATCTTTTCCCAGGCCGGCATGTACGCTCCAACGCTGGGCGTTCTCGGCGCCGTGGTCGGCCTGATCGCCGCGCTCGGCGAGTTGGAAGACATGAACAAGCTGGCGCACGCTATCGCCGCAGCCTTTATCGCGACCCTGCTCGGTATCTTCGTCGGGTACGTCATTTCCCACCCGATCTGCAACAAGCTCAAACGGATCTCCAAAAAAGAAGTCGAAGTACGCATGATGATGGTCGAAGGTCTGCTGTCTATCCAATCCGGCGTCTCGACGATTGCCATCAACCAAAAGCTCGCCGTCTTCCTGACACCTACGGAACGCAAAAAATTAGAAGAAAAGGGAGGCGCTTCGGGTGGCCAAGAAAGCTAG
- a CDS encoding GNAT family N-acetyltransferase, with protein MNAKRFDIRPLTEREAEIICGWRYEPPYDIYGWMPWEQVKQLGIEFGDPELREQQYVSVYEGELFCGFAQLFPLGGTTRLGIGMRPDLCGHGLGAAYVRAVAEEALRRVPGQEIDLEVLTWNQRAIKAYRKAGFAITDLYERMTPSGLKPFYCMVYQMPSDS; from the coding sequence ATGAACGCGAAGAGGTTCGATATTCGTCCGTTGACGGAGCGGGAAGCGGAAATCATTTGCGGTTGGCGGTACGAGCCGCCGTACGACATCTACGGGTGGATGCCCTGGGAGCAGGTCAAACAGCTCGGGATCGAATTCGGCGATCCCGAGCTGCGCGAACAGCAGTATGTGTCGGTGTACGAGGGCGAACTTTTCTGCGGGTTCGCCCAGCTCTTCCCGCTCGGCGGCACGACCCGCCTCGGGATCGGCATGCGTCCGGATCTGTGCGGACACGGCTTAGGGGCGGCTTACGTGCGCGCCGTCGCCGAAGAAGCGCTGCGGCGCGTTCCCGGCCAGGAGATCGACCTGGAAGTGCTGACGTGGAACCAGCGCGCCATCAAAGCCTACCGCAAAGCCGGCTTCGCCATTACCGATCTCTACGAACGGATGACGCCTTCGGGCCTCAAGCCGTTCTACTGCATGGTCTACCAGATGCCGTCGGACTCGTAG
- a CDS encoding C40 family peptidase: MKKKLTAAVMGLAIAFSVAGAGNAHADSQLDNVIDSALGTPYRTAGTSLNGFDCSGFTSYVFDKLGVDLPRQSSSQYSAGAKIDRSDLRAGDLVFFNTTGRGISHVGIYVGNGKFAHSSSSNGVRYDNLSSSYYAERYVGASRVMSTYTYNSFVAE, from the coding sequence TTGAAGAAGAAGCTGACAGCCGCAGTAATGGGACTCGCCATCGCTTTTAGCGTAGCGGGCGCAGGAAACGCACATGCAGATTCCCAATTGGACAACGTAATCGATTCAGCACTTGGAACGCCATACCGCACTGCGGGCACAAGCCTTAACGGATTCGACTGCTCGGGCTTCACGAGCTACGTCTTCGACAAACTCGGCGTGGATCTGCCGCGTCAATCTTCGTCGCAATACAGCGCCGGAGCCAAGATCGACCGCAGCGACCTGCGCGCCGGAGACCTCGTCTTCTTCAACACGACGGGCAGAGGCATTTCGCATGTGGGCATTTATGTAGGCAACGGCAAATTCGCCCATTCGTCGTCTTCGAACGGAGTTCGTTACGACAACCTGAGCTCTAGTTATTATGCCGAACGTTATGTCGGTGCGTCTCGCGTAATGAGCACGTACACGTATAACTCTTTTGTTGCCGAATAA
- a CDS encoding YwhD family protein, giving the protein MDQNQTGKKQLGLNIISSSQKSSKHKGFGTGAINLNNVSPIIIDEGEAKIDVGAMHAKSKVERGIKFTAERADAEGGRRVWLVWVAVDKTEEGGSYAGATACEMWINSETKRGFKILADHVNKLDYAIKRKIILNEMDNEARAALKTLLTAHNEEWWNRSPEELKQALDV; this is encoded by the coding sequence ATGGACCAAAATCAGACAGGTAAAAAACAGCTTGGGCTCAATATCATCAGCAGCAGCCAAAAAAGCAGCAAGCATAAGGGCTTCGGCACGGGCGCCATCAACTTGAACAACGTATCCCCGATCATTATAGACGAAGGCGAAGCGAAGATCGACGTGGGCGCCATGCATGCCAAGAGCAAAGTGGAGCGCGGCATCAAGTTCACGGCCGAACGCGCCGATGCGGAAGGCGGACGCCGGGTATGGCTCGTCTGGGTCGCGGTGGACAAGACGGAAGAAGGCGGCAGCTACGCGGGAGCGACGGCCTGCGAGATGTGGATCAACAGCGAGACGAAGAGAGGCTTCAAGATTCTCGCCGACCACGTGAACAAGCTCGATTACGCGATCAAGCGGAAGATCATCCTGAACGAGATGGACAACGAAGCGAGAGCGGCGCTCAAGACGCTGCTGACGGCGCACAACGAAGAATGGTGGAACCGTTCGCCGGAAGAGCTTAAGCAGGCGTTGGACGTCTAA
- a CDS encoding DNA-3-methyladenine glycosylase, whose translation MQPLTPRPAQGAFRPLPPSLFASTALEASPRLLGQTLVRRTEFGEIRSRIIETESYGGIEDKGSHAYGGRRTPRTEIMFGAGGTAYVYLIYGMYHCLNVVTGSQDDPQAVLIRAVEPLTEEDERRMRFFRKIKSKKASDLSGGPGKLCRALDVDKSFNGCRLTVPTSPLYLEAGDDPSSLELLCGPRINIDYAEEYAAKPWRFFVKDHPYVSVNDKAHPPKPFFL comes from the coding sequence ATGCAGCCACTCACGCCGCGCCCGGCGCAGGGCGCTTTCCGCCCGCTGCCTCCGTCCCTGTTCGCTTCGACCGCGCTGGAGGCGTCTCCGCGGCTGCTGGGCCAGACGCTGGTGCGCCGCACCGAGTTCGGGGAGATCCGCAGCCGGATCATCGAGACGGAGAGCTACGGAGGGATCGAAGACAAAGGCAGCCATGCCTACGGCGGCCGGCGCACTCCGCGCACGGAGATCATGTTCGGCGCCGGCGGCACGGCCTACGTCTACCTGATCTACGGCATGTACCACTGCCTGAACGTCGTCACGGGCTCACAAGACGATCCGCAGGCCGTGCTGATCCGTGCCGTGGAGCCGCTGACCGAAGAAGACGAACGCCGCATGCGCTTTTTCCGCAAAATCAAATCCAAAAAAGCGTCCGACCTGTCCGGCGGCCCGGGCAAGCTGTGCCGGGCGCTCGACGTCGACAAATCGTTCAACGGCTGCCGCCTGACGGTGCCGACGAGTCCGCTCTACCTTGAAGCCGGCGACGACCCTTCTTCGCTGGAGCTGCTGTGCGGACCGCGCATCAATATCGATTACGCGGAAGAATACGCGGCCAAGCCGTGGCGGTTTTTCGTCAAGGACCATCCGTACGTCTCGGTGAACGACAAGGCCCATCCGCCCAAGCCGTTTTTCCTGTAA
- a CDS encoding DUF1934 domain-containing protein — MPGMSRVLITIVSKQDEETVKQTLAGQLFQKDNALYVRYEEPGANGSPGGVRTLVKVTQEELKVIRHGEVESEQSFRLGSSLPGFYRSPYARFALVTHTRDLRVRMQGAAGEIHWAYEMEVHDAISGHFAVSLTIQEEVNRYDD; from the coding sequence ATGCCAGGCATGAGCCGCGTCCTGATTACGATTGTCAGCAAGCAGGACGAAGAGACGGTGAAGCAGACGCTCGCCGGACAGCTTTTTCAAAAAGACAACGCCTTGTACGTCCGCTACGAAGAACCCGGCGCGAACGGCAGTCCGGGCGGCGTGCGAACGCTGGTCAAGGTCACGCAGGAAGAATTGAAAGTCATCCGCCACGGCGAGGTCGAATCGGAGCAGTCTTTCCGCCTGGGAAGCAGCCTGCCCGGTTTTTACCGTTCGCCTTACGCGCGTTTTGCGCTCGTTACCCATACCCGGGACCTGCGCGTGCGCATGCAAGGCGCTGCGGGAGAGATCCATTGGGCGTACGAGATGGAAGTGCACGACGCCATCTCGGGCCATTTTGCCGTTAGCTTAACCATACAGGAGGAAGTCAACCGATATGACGATTAA
- the argS gene encoding arginine--tRNA ligase, with protein sequence MTINPLQQLEDTVKQAIAQAIAKAGLVAEADIPDIALEVPKDKTHGDLSTNAAMQLTRLAKKNPRLIAEAILENLDREAAGIERTEIAGPGFINFTLNKSYLYPVVGTIASQGADYGRIEDGKGKRVQLEFVSANPTGSLHLGHARGAAVGDALCNVLDFAGYDVTREYYINDAGNQVMNLCVSIEARYLQELGQDAQMPEDGYYGEDIKGFAKELVELEGDRLVSMSQGERMEYLRTYGLEKEMQKIRRDLDRFRVHFDVFFSETSLYENGQVLDALDELRSRGEVFEEDGATWLETTKYGDDKNRVLIKNDGTYTYLTPDIAYHRDKYARGFDKVMNIWGADHHGYIPRMKAAMQGLGNDPEKLIVLIAQMVSLFQGGEKVKMSKRTGKAVTMEELMDEVGVDPMRYFFTMRSMDSHLDFDMDLAVSTSNENPAFYVQYAHARICSIFRQAEEQKVTVLPLEQVDLSKLTAQHEYDLLRKLGELPEEIRITAEGYAPHRLTRYVYEVATMLHSYYKAERFITEDAAVTQARLALLGAVRTVIANVLRLIGVSAPERM encoded by the coding sequence ATGACGATTAACCCGCTACAACAGCTTGAAGATACCGTGAAACAGGCCATCGCCCAGGCGATCGCCAAAGCCGGCCTCGTGGCCGAAGCCGACATTCCGGACATTGCGCTGGAAGTACCCAAAGACAAGACCCACGGCGACCTGTCTACCAACGCGGCCATGCAGCTGACCCGCCTTGCCAAGAAGAACCCGCGCCTGATCGCCGAAGCGATTCTGGAGAACCTGGACCGCGAAGCGGCCGGGATCGAACGGACCGAGATCGCCGGACCGGGCTTTATCAACTTTACGCTGAACAAAAGCTATCTGTACCCGGTCGTCGGCACGATTGCGTCGCAGGGCGCCGATTACGGACGGATCGAGGACGGCAAAGGCAAACGCGTCCAGCTCGAATTCGTCAGCGCCAACCCGACCGGCAGCCTGCATCTGGGCCATGCCCGCGGCGCCGCCGTCGGCGATGCGCTGTGCAACGTGCTCGATTTCGCCGGTTACGACGTGACGCGCGAATACTATATCAACGACGCCGGCAACCAGGTGATGAACCTGTGCGTCTCGATCGAAGCCCGCTACCTGCAGGAACTCGGCCAGGACGCCCAGATGCCGGAAGACGGCTATTACGGCGAGGATATCAAAGGTTTCGCCAAGGAATTGGTCGAACTCGAAGGCGATCGTCTGGTGTCGATGAGCCAGGGCGAACGGATGGAATATCTGCGCACGTACGGTCTGGAAAAAGAAATGCAGAAGATCCGCCGCGACCTGGACCGTTTCCGCGTGCACTTCGACGTCTTCTTCAGCGAAACGTCGCTGTACGAAAACGGCCAGGTGCTGGACGCGCTCGACGAGCTGCGCAGCCGCGGCGAAGTGTTCGAAGAAGACGGCGCCACGTGGCTTGAGACGACCAAATACGGCGACGACAAGAACCGCGTGCTGATCAAAAACGACGGCACGTACACGTACCTGACGCCGGACATCGCGTACCACCGCGACAAGTACGCGCGCGGCTTCGACAAGGTCATGAACATCTGGGGCGCCGACCACCACGGGTACATCCCGCGGATGAAAGCGGCCATGCAGGGACTGGGCAACGATCCGGAGAAGCTGATCGTGCTGATTGCGCAGATGGTCAGCCTGTTCCAGGGCGGCGAGAAAGTCAAAATGTCCAAGCGGACCGGCAAAGCCGTGACGATGGAAGAGCTGATGGACGAAGTGGGCGTCGATCCGATGCGTTACTTCTTCACCATGCGCAGCATGGACTCGCATCTGGACTTCGACATGGACCTTGCCGTGTCGACGTCGAACGAGAACCCGGCGTTCTACGTGCAGTACGCGCATGCGCGTATCTGCAGCATTTTCCGCCAGGCCGAAGAGCAGAAGGTGACCGTGCTGCCGCTTGAGCAGGTCGACCTGAGCAAGCTGACGGCCCAGCACGAATACGACCTGCTGCGCAAGCTCGGCGAGCTGCCGGAAGAGATCCGCATCACGGCCGAAGGCTACGCGCCGCACCGCCTGACGCGTTATGTGTACGAAGTGGCCACGATGCTGCACAGCTACTACAAAGCGGAGCGCTTCATTACGGAAGACGCCGCCGTGACCCAGGCCCGCCTGGCGCTGCTCGGTGCCGTGCGCACCGTCATTGCGAATGTGCTGCGCCTCATCGGCGTATCGGCGCCGGAACGGATGTAG
- the rpoE gene encoding DNA-directed RNA polymerase subunit delta, with protein MPMVDLAFLILKKANEPYYYPDLMKEVARHRGLTNEQATNMIAQLYTEINIDGRFACVGTNLWGLKRWYPLEKSEDPVVGAKRPRIINDEDDDDLDEDPVFSADEEEDANDEDDDLFDNDEDDVDEDVIVDDEVEDEEEEIEGEELDEEEEEEDEEEEEFEGEEGR; from the coding sequence ATGCCCATGGTCGATCTGGCCTTTTTGATTTTGAAGAAAGCCAACGAACCTTACTATTATCCGGATCTGATGAAAGAAGTCGCGCGTCATCGCGGCCTTACCAACGAACAGGCGACGAACATGATTGCCCAGCTCTACACCGAGATCAACATCGACGGCCGCTTCGCGTGCGTCGGAACGAATCTCTGGGGTCTGAAACGCTGGTATCCGCTGGAAAAATCCGAAGATCCGGTCGTGGGCGCCAAGCGTCCGCGCATCATCAACGACGAAGACGACGACGATCTGGACGAAGATCCGGTATTCAGCGCCGACGAAGAAGAAGATGCGAATGACGAAGACGACGATCTGTTCGACAACGACGAAGACGACGTGGACGAAGATGTAATCGTCGATGATGAAGTCGAAGACGAAGAAGAAGAGATCGAAGGCGAAGAACTGGACGAAGAGGAAGAAGAGGAAGACGAAGAAGAAGAGGAATTCGAAGGCGAAGAAGGACGCTAA
- a CDS encoding CTP synthase, producing MTKYIFVTGGVVSSLGKGITAASLGRLLKNRGLKVTIQKFDPYINVDPGTMSPYQHGEVFVTDDGAETDLDLGHYERFIDINLSKNSNVTTGKVYSSVISKERRGEYLGGTVQVIPHITNEIKERIMRAGRESGSDVVITEIGGTVGDIESLPFLESIRQLRSDVGRDNVMYIHVTLIPYIKAAGEIKTKPTQHSVKELRSIGIQPNVIVCRTEYELSEDTKAKIGLFCDLDKDAVVECRDAATLYEVPLNLRAEGLDEIVVKHLKLDTPQPDMTEWEALVERIGKLEKTVEIAIVGKYVALHDAYLSVVESLSHAGFDANAEVKLRWVDAEELTEENVEDKLGGLGGILVPGGFGDRGIEGKITAIRYARENNVPFFGICLGMQVAVIEYARALANMDGANSSEIDPATTFPVIDLLPEQKDIEDLGGTMRLGLYPCKLVDGSLAMQCYDDELVYERHRHRYEFNNAYREQIEAAGLVISGTSPDGRLVEIVELPNHPWFLAVQFHPEFTSRPNRPQPLFREFVKAAITYSID from the coding sequence GTGACCAAGTATATCTTCGTAACGGGCGGAGTCGTGTCTTCGCTCGGCAAAGGCATCACGGCCGCGTCGCTCGGCAGGCTTTTGAAGAACAGAGGACTGAAAGTGACGATCCAGAAATTCGATCCTTACATCAACGTGGACCCGGGAACGATGAGTCCTTACCAGCACGGCGAAGTGTTCGTGACCGACGACGGGGCGGAAACGGACCTCGACCTCGGGCACTACGAGCGCTTTATCGATATCAACCTGTCGAAGAACAGCAACGTGACGACGGGTAAAGTGTACTCTTCGGTCATCAGCAAAGAGCGCCGCGGCGAATACCTGGGCGGAACCGTTCAGGTCATCCCGCATATTACGAACGAGATCAAGGAGCGCATCATGCGAGCCGGACGCGAATCCGGTTCCGACGTCGTCATCACCGAAATCGGTGGTACGGTAGGCGACATCGAGAGTCTTCCGTTCCTGGAATCCATTCGCCAGCTTCGCAGCGACGTGGGCCGCGACAACGTGATGTACATTCACGTGACGCTTATTCCTTACATTAAAGCAGCCGGCGAGATCAAGACCAAGCCGACCCAGCACAGCGTCAAGGAACTGCGCAGCATCGGGATCCAGCCGAACGTGATCGTCTGCCGGACGGAATACGAATTGTCCGAAGACACCAAAGCGAAGATCGGCCTGTTCTGCGATCTGGACAAAGACGCCGTCGTGGAATGCCGCGACGCGGCGACCCTGTACGAAGTGCCGCTGAACCTGCGCGCCGAAGGACTGGACGAGATCGTCGTCAAGCACCTGAAGCTCGACACGCCGCAGCCGGACATGACGGAATGGGAAGCGCTCGTCGAGCGGATCGGCAAGCTGGAGAAAACGGTCGAAATCGCGATCGTCGGCAAGTACGTCGCGCTGCATGACGCTTACCTGAGCGTGGTCGAGTCGCTGTCGCATGCCGGCTTCGACGCGAACGCGGAAGTTAAGCTGCGCTGGGTCGACGCGGAAGAACTGACGGAAGAGAACGTCGAAGACAAGCTCGGCGGACTCGGCGGCATCCTCGTGCCGGGCGGCTTCGGCGATCGCGGCATCGAAGGCAAGATCACGGCGATCCGTTATGCCCGCGAGAACAACGTACCGTTCTTCGGTATCTGCCTCGGCATGCAGGTCGCGGTAATCGAATATGCGCGCGCCCTGGCCAACATGGACGGCGCGAACAGTTCGGAGATCGATCCGGCGACGACGTTCCCGGTCATCGACCTGCTGCCGGAGCAAAAAGACATCGAGGATCTCGGCGGCACGATGCGTCTTGGCCTCTATCCTTGCAAACTGGTGGACGGATCGCTCGCGATGCAGTGCTACGACGACGAGCTCGTCTACGAAAGACACCGTCACCGGTACGAGTTCAACAACGCGTATCGCGAACAGATCGAAGCGGCGGGTCTCGTCATCTCCGGCACGTCGCCGGACGGCCGTCTGGTCGAAATCGTCGAACTGCCGAACCATCCGTGGTTCCTGGCCGTGCAGTTCCATCCGGAATTCACTTCCAGACCGAACCGTCCGCAGCCACTGTTCCGCGAATTCGTCAAAGCCGCTATCACGTACTCGATCGACTGA
- a CDS encoding response regulator produces the protein MSEHKILIVDDQNGIRMLLTEVFGSEGYKTYQAANGKEALELLQKDRPDLVLLDMKIPGMDGLEILRHIKASDPDIKVIMMTAYGELDMIKEAKDQGALMHFTKPFDIDEMRLAVGRYLRGE, from the coding sequence ATGAGCGAACACAAAATATTGATCGTGGACGACCAGAACGGGATTCGCATGCTTTTGACGGAAGTGTTCGGAAGCGAAGGTTACAAAACGTACCAGGCGGCCAACGGCAAAGAGGCGCTTGAGCTGCTGCAAAAAGACCGTCCGGATCTCGTGCTGCTGGACATGAAAATTCCCGGTATGGACGGCCTGGAGATACTGCGCCATATCAAGGCTTCCGATCCCGACATCAAAGTGATCATGATGACCGCCTACGGCGAGCTCGACATGATCAAGGAAGCGAAGGACCAGGGAGCGCTGATGCACTTCACGAAGCCGTTCGACATCGACGAGATGCGCCTGGCCGTCGGAAGATACCTGCGGGGAGAATAG